A single window of Ammospiza caudacuta isolate bAmmCau1 chromosome 12, bAmmCau1.pri, whole genome shotgun sequence DNA harbors:
- the LOC131563233 gene encoding uncharacterized protein LOC131563233 codes for MDYFLVKFPGFKWISSLSTESTAGAKEVVYLGYEVSRGQRSLGAARKEAICQMSKPETVRDLRAFLGMTGWCRLWIYQYGILAKPLYDLLKETKDVLVCTPEAEGAFRKLKLELMRAPALGLPDVLKPFWLFSHERQGMALGVLAQQLGPHKRAVAYFSKRLDEVSKGWPGCLRTVAAVIINIEEARKLTLGQKVTVLVSHTVSAVLEQKGNHWLSPSRFLKYQAILAESDDVTIQVTNIVNPASFLEGRAPAEPIEHDCLETIEAVYSSRPDLKEELLEDADNWFSDGSSFVKRGVRMAGYAVTTTERVIESNPLPAGTSAQKAELIALTRALELAENMQINIWTDSKYAFSVVHAHGAIWKERGLLTTQGKTVKHAEEVLRLLEAVQLPAQVAIMHCKGHLKGDTVPEIGNRKADTEAKLAATRTREVEIVALINSWGQLETRQLVVPGNVMWQFVKAEHEKAHWNLDPLYQYLQTKIAGPKLFTTVKHVTSQCEWCLKNNPNTRTKVHQGAINRGKFPGEVWQIDFSELPRKRGVSVFVGIN; via the coding sequence ATGGActatttccttgttaaatttcctgggtttaagtGGATATCGAGTctctcaacagaaagcacagctggtgcaaaaGAAGTGGTGTACCTGGGATACGAAGTCTCCAGAGGACAgcgatccctgggagcagctaggAAAGAGGCCATCTGCCAGATGTCTAAACCAGAGACGGTGAGAGATCTGCGCGCCTTTCTGGGGATGACAGGTTGGTGTCGGCTATGGATCTACCAGTATGGAATACTCGCTAAACCACTGTATGATTTGTTGAAGGAAACTAAGGATGTTCTAGTTTGCACTCCCGAGGCAGAAGGGgccttcaggaagttgaagcTGGAGCTAATGAGAGCACCGGCCTTAGGTCTCCCAGATGTATTAAAACCATTCTGGCTGTTCTCCCATGAACGACAAGGGATGGCCCTAGGAGTCTTAGCACAGCAGTTGGGACCACACAAGAGGGCTGTGGCCTACTTCTCCAAGCGATTGGATGAAGTAAGtaaaggatggccaggctgtCTGAGGACAGTGGCCGCAGTGATAATTAACATAGAGGAGGCCAGGAAGCTCACGTTGGGCCAAAAGGTGACTGTGTTAGTATCTCACACTGTGTCggctgtgctggaacagaaaggcaacCATTGGTTGTCGCCTTCCAGATTCCTAAAATACCAGGCCATCCTGGCTGAATCAGATGATGTAACCATTCAGGTAACTAACATTGTGAACCCAGCTTCATTTCTagaagggagagccccagcagaaccCATCGAACACGACTGCCTGGAAACAATTGAAGCCGTCTACTCCAGTCGCCCAGATCTCAAAGAAGAGCTGCTCGAAGATGCGGACAACTGGTTCTCGGATGGCAGCAGCTTCGTGAAGCGAGGAGTAAGAATGGCTGGCTATGCAGTCACTACTACAGAAAGGGTAATTGAGTCGAACCCCTTGCCTGCAGGGACTTCAGCCCAAAAGGCAGAACTGATAGCTCTGACTCGAGCCCTGGAATTGGCGGAAAACATGCAAATTAATATATGGACAGACTCTAAATATGCTTTTTCCGTTGTACATGCTCATGgggccatctggaaagaaagaggactgttgactacacaaggaaaaacagtcaaacaTGCAGAGGAGGTTCTGCGATTGCTAGAGGCGGTGCAACTCCCAGCACAAGTGGCCATAATGCATTGTAAGGGACATCTGAAAGGTGACACTGTTCCAGAAAtagggaacaggaaggcagatACAGAAGCTAAATTGGCTGCCACAAGAACTAGGGAAGTTGAAATAGTGGCCCTAATAAATAGTTGGGGTCAATTGGAAACAAGACAGTTAGTAGTACCAGGAAATGTGATGTGGCAGTTTGTAAAAGCAGAACATGAGAAGGCCCACTGGAATCTAGATCCGCTTTACCAATATTTGCAAACCAAGATAGCAGGACCAAAATTATTTACTACTGTAAAACACGTTACGTCCCAGTGCGAGTGGTGTCTGAAAAACAACCCAAATACGAGAACCAAGGTACACCAAGGGGCCATAAATCGAGGTAAATTCCCAGGTGAAGtatggcaaattgatttttctgaactcccaAGAAAAAGGGGGGTTTCGGTATTTGTTGGTATtaactga